One Streptosporangium sp. NBC_01495 DNA window includes the following coding sequences:
- a CDS encoding ABC transporter substrate-binding protein codes for MTTLTVGACLSLSGKHARFGKQAQLGLEVWHASNSALDLVIQDDQSDPAVLRASLRGLSDRCDILLGPYSTQLMRGAGDLAAELGRLIWNHGGSGDDVEAAHPGHVISVLTPTSRYAEPFLRHLAGTEALPVRIVCGKGGFGRQVAAGAEVIARSLGIDTVRLGPGDDLPQAAGGGWGLLCAGAFEEDIETIRRARSLPAPPRTVCAVAAGVREFGRALDDPSGVYGVGQWFPGTGDPAEVGIGEPDFLAAYQDRAGVLPDYPAVQAVAAAIIATHCATAAGGTGRDALWSAAASLETTTLFGAFKIDPHTGMQLGHQPTLIRWDSDGPAAV; via the coding sequence GTGACGACACTCACCGTCGGCGCCTGCCTGTCCCTCTCCGGCAAGCACGCCCGCTTCGGCAAGCAGGCCCAGCTCGGCTTGGAGGTCTGGCACGCCTCGAACAGCGCGCTGGACCTGGTGATCCAGGACGACCAAAGCGACCCCGCGGTCCTGCGGGCATCGCTCCGCGGCCTGTCGGATCGCTGCGACATCCTGCTCGGCCCGTACTCGACCCAGCTGATGCGCGGGGCCGGTGACCTCGCCGCCGAGCTCGGCCGCCTGATCTGGAACCACGGCGGGTCAGGTGACGATGTCGAGGCGGCCCACCCCGGACACGTCATCTCGGTGCTCACGCCCACCAGCCGATACGCGGAGCCGTTCCTGCGGCATCTGGCCGGCACCGAGGCGCTCCCCGTACGGATCGTCTGCGGCAAGGGCGGTTTCGGCCGGCAGGTGGCCGCCGGTGCCGAGGTGATCGCGCGTTCCCTCGGCATCGACACGGTCCGGCTCGGCCCCGGGGACGACCTGCCGCAGGCAGCCGGAGGCGGTTGGGGCCTCCTCTGCGCGGGTGCCTTCGAGGAGGACATCGAGACGATCAGGCGGGCCAGGTCACTGCCTGCGCCACCGCGGACGGTGTGCGCGGTGGCGGCGGGCGTCCGCGAGTTCGGCCGGGCGCTCGACGACCCCAGCGGCGTCTACGGGGTCGGACAGTGGTTCCCCGGCACCGGAGACCCGGCCGAAGTGGGCATCGGCGAACCTGACTTCCTCGCCGCCTACCAAGACCGCGCCGGGGTGCTCCCCGACTATCCAGCCGTTCAGGCGGTGGCAGCCGCGATCATCGCGACCCACTGCGCGACGGCGGCCGGCGGCACGGGACGCGACGCCCTGTGGTCGGCCGCCGCGTCATTGGAGACGACCACGCTGTTCGGCGCCTTCAAGATCGACCCCCACACCGGCATGCAACTCGGCCACCAGCCGACGCTCATCAGGTGGGACTCCGACGGGCCCGCGGCGGTCTGA
- a CDS encoding conjugal transfer protein: protein MARRSTVQRDPRIAGDPELSAYPDFPDDSDLDRAPARGRGASRGRWSGGGGRWLVWTGRAVLWALIVVIVVNGVRAPFERFTQQNAPSNVVPASGNGFPTVQASAFAAQFAEVYLNFDGARPSERESRLAPYLPEGAEAQFGWDGFGKMNAGAVQPYGIEVVDTDNAVVTVAYQSENRRQLLSVPVYRDRAAERFVVAGRPGILPAPRAADLPPKGAPERDRAAEQELRTTLEDFFRAYAGDTTALQQYADAGVTLQGFGGAFTLLQLKDLAVPLGGGTTREVTATVTWGVPSKATPSTDPEPADPGQAEGKLEQSYLLTMVKQGDKWFVKDIRGAYRSVAG from the coding sequence ATGGCTCGAAGGTCGACGGTCCAGCGTGATCCCCGGATCGCTGGCGACCCTGAGCTGTCGGCATACCCGGACTTCCCCGACGATTCCGACCTCGATCGCGCTCCGGCGCGCGGGCGGGGCGCGTCGCGCGGACGCTGGTCCGGTGGGGGTGGCCGCTGGCTGGTGTGGACCGGCCGTGCCGTGCTCTGGGCGCTCATCGTCGTCATCGTCGTGAACGGGGTCCGCGCGCCCTTCGAGCGCTTCACCCAGCAGAACGCCCCTTCGAACGTGGTGCCCGCCTCGGGGAACGGCTTCCCCACGGTCCAGGCCTCAGCCTTCGCGGCCCAGTTCGCCGAGGTCTACCTGAACTTCGACGGCGCCCGCCCCTCGGAGAGGGAGTCGAGACTCGCCCCCTACCTGCCTGAGGGCGCCGAGGCGCAGTTCGGCTGGGACGGTTTCGGCAAGATGAACGCTGGAGCGGTGCAACCGTACGGGATCGAGGTCGTCGACACCGACAACGCCGTCGTCACCGTCGCCTACCAGTCGGAGAACCGCCGCCAGCTCCTGTCGGTGCCCGTCTACCGCGACCGGGCCGCGGAGAGGTTCGTCGTCGCCGGGCGTCCGGGCATCCTGCCCGCGCCGAGGGCGGCCGACCTGCCGCCCAAGGGCGCGCCCGAGCGCGACCGCGCCGCGGAGCAGGAACTGCGCACCACGCTGGAGGACTTCTTCAGGGCGTACGCGGGTGACACCACCGCGCTGCAGCAGTACGCCGACGCCGGGGTCACCCTGCAGGGGTTCGGGGGCGCGTTCACCCTCCTGCAGCTCAAGGACCTCGCCGTGCCCCTCGGCGGGGGAACCACCCGCGAGGTGACCGCGACGGTCACGTGGGGAGTGCCGTCGAAGGCGACGCCGTCCACCGATCCGGAACCAGCCGATCCCGGCCAGGCGGAAGGCAAGCTGGAACAGTCCTACTTGCTCACCATGGTCAAACAAGGTGACAAGTGGTTCGTCAAGGACATCCGCGGCGCATACCGATCTGTGGCGGGGTAA